From Desmodus rotundus isolate HL8 chromosome 12, HLdesRot8A.1, whole genome shotgun sequence, one genomic window encodes:
- the ZNF835 gene encoding zinc finger protein 835 yields MDGLPVTAVCRGSQLGEAWIHESHFKEQQENQEGSLKAEAHEEDPTGDSALGSDDFGDVPGTRPSPPITQATRGPQKRGAQGKSPKDAAARAPREPWKCEDCGKAFRYCSAFTLHRRTHTGEKPFACPECGRAFSQRVHLTLHRRVHTGERPHTCDKCGKAFSQGSYLAAHWRTHTGERPHACPDCGKAFVRPAHLAQHRLMHTGERPFACGQCAKAFRSRAALLEHQRVHTGEKPFACAQCPKAFRFSSALLRHQRTHTTERPYACGQCAKAFTQVAHLAQHRRVHTGEKPYTCSECGAPFSQSASLAEHRRIHTGEKPFVCTQCGKAFTQVSHLSQHRRVHTGERPYECGDCGRAFSNRSHLAQHHLVHTGARPYKCLECGSAFSHVSSLLEHQKIHTGEKPFRCGDCGKAFSQGSALTLHRRIHTGERPYACPECGKAFRNRAYLIQHHIVHTGERPYECCGCGRTFGFSSALIRHQRTHTDRKPHQHSLFRDSTAQPPHLTEHLHSPGEEKPVSS; encoded by the coding sequence ATGGATGGACTCCCGGTGACTGCCGTCTGCCGGGGCTCCCAGTTGGGAGAAGCCTGGATACATGAAAGTCACTTCAAGGAGCAACAGGAAAACCAGGAAGGCAGTTTGAAGGCAGAGGCCCATGAGGAAGACCCCACTGGGGACAGTGCCCTGGGGAGTGATGActttggagatgtcccaggaACCAGACCAAGCCCTCCCATTACCCAGGCCACCCGCGGGCCCCAGAAGCGCGGTGCACAGGGAAAGAGCCCAAAGGAtgcagcagccagggccccccgGGAGCCTTGGAAGTGCGAAGACTGTGGCAAGGCCTTCCGCTACTGCTCGGCGTTCACCCTGCACCGCAGGACACACACAGGGGAGAAGCCGTTTGCGTGCCCGGAGTGTGGGCGTGCCTTCAGCCAGCGCGTGCACCTGACCCTGCACCGGCGCGTGCACACGGGTGAGCGGCCACACACCTGTGACAAGTGCGGCAAGGCCTTCAGCCAGGGCTCCTACCTGGCAGCGCACTGGCGCACGCACACGGGCGAGCGGCCGCACGCGTGTCCTGACTGCGGGAAGGCCTTCGTGCGCCCCGCGCACCTGGCACAGCACCGGCTCATGCACACGGGCGAGCGGCCTTTCGCCTGTGGCCAGTGTGCAAAGGCCTTCCGCAGCCGCGCGGCCCTGCTGGAGCACCAGCGCGTGCACACCGGAGAGAAGCCGTTTGCCTGCGCCCAGTGCCCCAAGGCCTTCCGCTTCTCCTCGGCGTTGCTGCGCCACCAGCGCACACACACGACCGAGCGGCCCTACGCCTGCGGCCAGTGCGCCAAAGCCTTCACGCAGGTGGCGCACCTGGCGCAGCACCGGCGTGTGCACACGGGCGAGAAGCCCTACACGTGCTCGGAGTGTGGCGCGCCCTTCAGCCAGAGTGCCTCGCTTGCCGAGCACCGGCGCATCCACACAGGTGAGAAGCCTTTCGTGTGCACACAGTGTGGCAAGGCCTTCACGCAGGTGTCGCACCTGAGTCAGCACCGCCGTGTGCACACGGGTGAGCGGCCCTACGAGTGCGGGGACTGCGGCCGCGCCTTCAGCAACCGCTCGCACCTGGCGCAGCACCACCTGGTGCACACCGGCGCCAGGCCCTACAAGTGCCTGGAGTGCGGATCCGCCTTCAGCCACGTGTCCTCCCTCCTCGAACACCAGAAGATTCACACTGGCGAGAAGCCCTTCCGGTGCGGGGACTGCGGCAAGGCCTTCAGCCAGGGATCTGCACTCACGCTGCACCGGCGCATACACACCGGGGAGCGGCCCTACGCGTGCCCCGAGTGCGGCAAGGCCTTCCGCAACCGCGCCTACCTGATCCAGCACCACATTGTGCACACGGGAGAGCGGCCCTACGAGTGCTGCGGCTGCGGCAGGACTTTCGGCTTCTCCTCTGCCCTTATTCGGCACCAGAGGACGCACACCGACAGGAAGCCCCACCAGCACAGCCTGTTCAGGGACAGCACTGCCCAGCCGCCACACTTGACTGAACACCTGCACTCGCCCGGGGAGGAGAAGCCTGTTAGCAGTTAG